A region from the Halomarina litorea genome encodes:
- a CDS encoding DUF2391 family protein — protein sequence MVGPARIFKLADVAQQMVGGFLLAGPFVVTEEVWVLATSMSWIQGVFTVAIVFAIGYGALYKADADRDPDRETEVAGVPVRFISLMTVSFGSVALLALVFDAPGTFLSERGLTQLEQLAVSVRAISVGAVFAVVGAATADSVF from the coding sequence ATGGTCGGACCGGCCCGCATCTTCAAACTCGCCGACGTCGCCCAGCAGATGGTCGGCGGCTTCCTCCTCGCCGGGCCGTTCGTCGTCACCGAGGAGGTGTGGGTCCTCGCGACATCGATGAGCTGGATACAGGGCGTGTTCACCGTCGCCATCGTCTTCGCCATCGGGTACGGGGCGCTGTACAAGGCCGACGCGGACCGGGACCCCGACCGGGAGACGGAAGTCGCCGGGGTCCCCGTCCGGTTCATCTCGCTGATGACGGTGTCCTTCGGATCGGTCGCGTTGCTCGCACTGGTCTTCGACGCCCCGGGTACCTTCCTCTCGGAACGGGGCCTGACCCAGCTGGAACAACTCGCCGTCAGCGTCCGCGCCATCAGCGTCGGCGCGGTGTTCGCCGTCGTGGGCGCGGCGACGGCCGACTCCGTGTTCTGA